A stretch of DNA from Pangasianodon hypophthalmus isolate fPanHyp1 chromosome 2, fPanHyp1.pri, whole genome shotgun sequence:
GAGTTTCCAGAATTGATGACATGGGTGTAGCTGGTTCTGTTTTTGATCTCTCATTAGAAACACGTGGTCTTCCAATAGTTCGTTAATGTGCTATTGACCACAAATACCCAAATGTCTGAATATGTAACTATCTTTACCACAGTAAGAAGCAGCAGCTTGCAGCCCAGCTGTCTGCATGCATGACAAATTCAAtactcattattcatttttctcattACACCAACTGCATTACCTTCCATTAACGAACAAGTGCACAGATcagtaaataaatgacattCTGTCATAACTTATTTGCAActggtacatactgtatatctgtcaaaataaacactgcacaaaaaattaagagaaactaataactaatataCTCCCAACTTACCACTCGCTAAACTATAAGCTACACTTCAAGCAACTAAAGAAATATGTGCATTATTTTACTGAACTTGTGTTATGTTAAGCATCCAGTGAGGATTTGAAATGGTCATAAAATGGTGCAGAACCTGCTTATATCTGAATGATAATAAAATCCTACAGAATTGTCTGGGAGATTTTAACACCATGTTCAACGCCAGCCTCAGTAGCGTCCTGAAACGAGTCCAGATCAGCCTCTCTGAGCTGCCATGCACCgctgatctgactctaaactagctgaTCTATCTcctcagtctcacacacacctctccactTCATGCAAAGTCATATCAAAGTGTTAACAGTCCTTTAAatcaaaagaaaacacattattTCCCAGTGTAGACTTgtgcagttgactgtagaaACAGCTTTATCAAGTGTGACATATTTTTAGACTTACAGAGTTCACTGAgctgctttctttctctgctgTCTCGCATTGTTTTTCCACCAAACGACTAGTGGACATTCCCACAGCAGTGACTGGTCAATTAGTTAGTCTATGTAACCCTTAgcttatagatagatagatagatagataaatagatagatagatagatagatagatagataaatagatagatagatagatagatagatagatagatagatagatattggCACTGAAGCACTGAATCTGTATGTGGATTTCTAATGATCACTGggctacttaaaaaaaaaaaacagattttacagCCATTGCACAGGGTTAGCACTGAGCTACAGTCACAAgccttatctatctatctatctatctatctatctatctatctatcagagCAGATCTCTCCTCATTTGTAACTGTATTTAATGTATTCAGTGGTTCTTCTGTTCTCTTGTCTCCAGGTAGAATTCTGCTCTCGATCACCTCAcgcactcctcacacactcctcacacacactcctccactgtGTGTCAGGATGAAGTTCCTCACTCTGGTGCTCCTGCTCTCTGCTTTCTCCTCGCTGACCCTGACAGAGGTTGTCAATTCTTTGAGTTCTTTTAAAGAACATTGTCCTTCATTCTTCATCCGGAACCCAGAAAATCAAAATGACATCATCATTCCCACTATCTTCCCTGAAGATCAGTATCGCATGATTTGTCAGCGctggaaaaacaaatacagatttgCCACCGTGTATGACACTAAGAGGAGGATCCCTGTTTACTCGGCCTACACGTTCTTACAGAAAGGGAAGACTACACGCAGCAAAGTATGGAAAATTGAACCTCAGgtcagtcagtgtgtttaaatatttcctTACTGATTTATTAACATATGTAGCATTTAACTAAATAATTTTCAGGAAGGAGACACTGTTTTGCAATAAAACATAGTGGACACAGAGAGCAGCAAGTAAATACGAAATAACCAAAAAGCAGTTCATGTAATAAATAAgtcagtaaacaaacaaacaaacaaacaaaacatttcttcTCCAATTTAAAAGTCTTTCTTTTTGCACTGTAAGTGTCATTTAAATTTCAGACGTCCAAACACTGGATTTTACACCAATAGTGTGGATTTTATTTCCGTAAAATgagatttttgtgttttgtgttgtatttatcATGAACAGTGTGTTGAGTGAGCttcttaatgtgtttgtgtttaattcaCTACAATTTCATTTCTCCTCCATAACAGCTTGAAAATATCAAAgaatatgaagaaaagaaagagatgaTGGATTCCCCGAGAGATGAGAAAACTGTGAGAAAGATAATTAACCAGGCTGTGAACTCAGATTATTCAAACAGTAGTTATACTCGAGGTCACGTGTTTCCACGTAGTTTTGCTGCTGATCGGGATCAAGCAGATTCCACCTTCACTTTAACCAACATAGCACCACAAACAAACTATAGCAACTgggagtgggaaaaaaaagtggagaCACCGATGCTTacagaaatacaaagaaattgCAGGCTAGACCAAAATCACCAGGTGTACATTGTGACTGGGGTCGTTCCAGGGAATAAATGGTTACCCCTAAAAggtaaagaaagagagaagaaagaaggaattAACATTCCCAGTCATTTTTGGAGCGCTTTCTGTTGCACTAATAAAACTGATCATGGGAAATTTATATCGAGGGCCTACATCGCTAAGCAAGAGAACTTTAATGTCCAAACTACCACCACTGACTTTAATGTCCAAACTACCACCACTGACTTTAATGTCCAAACTACCACCACTGACTTTAATGTCCGAACTACCACCACTGACTTTAATGTCCGAACTACCACCACTGACTTTAATGTCCAACCTACCACCACTGACTTTAATGTCCAACCTTCCACCACTGACTTTAATGTCCAACCTTCCACCACTGACTTTAATGTCCAAACTTCCACCACTGACTTTAATGTCCAACCTTCCATCACTGACTTTAATGCCCAAACTTCCACCACTGACTTTAATGTCCAAACTACCACCACAGACTTTAATGTCCAAACTACCACCATTGACAACCTGAATAAACAGCTCACTGAGTTGTATGGTCAGGATTTCAGTGTGTTTCCAGGATTAAAGTTGAGAAAATAGAGCCTTCTTTCTAACCGGAAATTCtctatttaaatctaaaaatcacataaaaacagcttcattcaattaatgctaattaacaCATATGCAAcaagaaacataaaaatactctattatattattacatctCATCTTCTGATGCATTTTTATCCATACcaaatcaaaatgtttatttacggCTGCTTATGAATATGAAGAGGTTTACGACATGTCAGATGGAAAATATATCTTtgtcattatttacattaatctttatttcatctggaTTACTGAGAATAATAGATGTATTCTGGAGCACGAGCTAGGCTAGGTAGTTAGCCTTTACCAGCTACCACTCTAAgagcgttgttatggttacagtgttcATGTTGGATTTCATCTTCTCCATCAGCACAAAAGGAGGAACAGGCAGCGATTTTCCTGTTACAAAAGTGTAAAAGCAGCGTAAAGGACACTTTGTTGACCTTCATTTTTCCTGGAACACTTTCCTGTACACTCATGCAAAAAGCTTTTTAATCAACATTGTTAGATTTGCTACTTTTGCAATAAAAGCTACTTTTaaacaatatgcaaatattatgttcaaaataattaaatcaattaaataattaaatctcTCTGTTAATTATCCTGCAGATCTTCAATAAAACTTTACTGTTTGCAGTGAAAGTGGACGATTTTGTCACCTCATCATTTCATCACACTGCACAGTGACACTTTCTATACACAAGAAGATTTAATGCTAAATGTCTGCTGAGTTTTCagcttattataataataataataataattattattattattattattattattattattattattatcatcattattattgttattattattattattattattattattattgttattatatgaATGTCCAGCAGGTGGCGCCATTGCACTACTGTGGACAGAGCGGGAGCTGAGTTACAGGTttataacactgtgtgtgtgctttataaataatgttaactaaatataatcatatcagctataataataataataataataataataataataataataataaaagttaaagTCTGTAAATTCATTAGGACACAAAATCtacttaaatatataatttacttAGTTTATATACAAACTATACAGAGATtgatattttt
This window harbors:
- the LOC113523687 gene encoding uncharacterized protein LOC113523687 — its product is MLPVPAPSPSRRPAGAPEPGPANQYSSSGPLGHCHHAPHHKDGAAGRPPEAFIELFEHAMEACVPKLTREQHCPRCKTKKEPDMLDRGLGAVLSQEVELAVGRTTSQPESGGEGMWKWGCGPVLVCEWRVEPEKMTGEYLRQESERPSGPSTDKDLSTKISFCDHLTASAELQHQFPAACGRILLSITSRTPHTLLTHTPPLCVRMKFLTLVLLLSAFSSLTLTEVVNSLSSFKEHCPSFFIRNPENQNDIIIPTIFPEDQYRMICQRWKNKYRFATVYDTKRRIPVYSAYTFLQKGKTTRSKVWKIEPQLENIKEYEEKKEMMDSPRDEKTVRKIINQAVNSDYSNSSYTRGHVFPRSFAADRDQADSTFTLTNIAPQTNYSNWEWEKKVETPMLTEIQRNCRLDQNHQVYIVTGVVPGNKWLPLKGKEREKKEGINIPSHFWSAFCCTNKTDHGKFISRAYIAKQENFNVQTTTTDFNVQTTTTDFNVQTTTTDFNVRTTTTDFNVRTTTTDFNVQPTTTDFNVQPSTTDFNVQPSTTDFNVQTSTTDFNVQPSITDFNAQTSTTDFNVQTTTTDFNVQTTTIDNLNKQLTELYGQDFSVFPGLKLRK